One window from the genome of Musa acuminata AAA Group cultivar baxijiao chromosome BXJ1-4, Cavendish_Baxijiao_AAA, whole genome shotgun sequence encodes:
- the LOC135672199 gene encoding 21 kDa protein-like — protein MAFRSGSLVALIFLVALAVSAGTCSAARPEPYGGKNLNFIRSSCGATQYPSLCFSSLSAYASTIQRSPVQLAQAALSVSLTGARTTAATITKLLKGSGAAVGAREAEAMNDCLENMGNSVEELRDSLKEMGHLKGKDLRLRVNDMQTWVSSALTDENTCMEGLPTTASMKVGVRGTIRGEIVKAVQLTSNALSLINGLSGV, from the coding sequence ATGGCATTCCGAAGCGGCTCTCTCGTTGCTCTCATCTTCCTTGTAGCATTGGCTGTCAGTGCCGGCACTTGTTCTGCGGCGAGACCTGAACCCTACGGCGGGAAGAACCTGAACTTCATCCGCTCTTCCTGCGGCGCGACGCAGTACCCGAGCCTCTGCTTCAGCTCTCTGTCAGCGTACGCGAGCACGATCCAAAGGAGCCCGGTTCAGCTGGCTCAGGCGGCGCTCTCGGTGAGCCTGACCGGCGCGCGCACCACCGCCGCCACCATCACCAAGCTGCTCAAAGGCAGCGGGGCCGCGGTGGGCGCCAGGGAGGCGGAGGCCATGaacgactgcttggagaacatgggCAACTCGGTGGAGGAGCTCCGGGACTCGCTCAAGGAGATGGGGCATCTCAAGGGCAAGGACCTGCGGCTCCGCGTCAACGACATGCAGACGTGGGTGAGCTCCGCGTTGACCGACGAGAACACTTGCATGGAAGGCCTTCCCACCACCGCCAGCATGAAGGTTGGTGTGCGAGGCACCATCAGAGGCGAGATCGTGAAGGCCGTGCAGCTGACGAGCAACGCCTTGTCATTGATCAACGGCCTCTCCGGCGTTTAG